The sequence TTAAAGTCAACACTTATGTCTATGATAAATGCcataatgtgtttaatgtgttttacagAGAGCGGTGGGAGGAAGATCAACGAAAATAAAATGTTGACATCAAAAAAAGCCAGGTATGATTTATTCGGAAATGAACCCCATTTCGATGTCCCATTTCAAGTAATTCTGTAATATGCATACTTTCTATGTTTTAGGTTCGATCCATATGGAAAGTCAGGCTTTGCTACCTGCAGAATATGTAAAAGCTCCGTCCACCAGACCGGGTCACACTACTGTCAGGGATGTGCTTATAAGAAAGGTAAGTTTTAAGTTTTGTTTAAGTGATCCTTGACATAGCAGACAATACACTGATTTAATAGAAGTTTTGTCACATTTTACACTCTAAATAGTTTTCCCATCTTTTATGTTTGCTAGGGATCTGTGCCATGTGTGGCAAGAAGGTTCTGGACACCAAGAACTACAAACAGACCTCAGTGTGATTAGCACAGAAAGACATTTCTATGACATGTCTTATTAAGGAGGTGGGAGAGTTGTGTAGAAATCCTCCTCATTATATTCAGATTAAATTAGTGGCCTATCAGTTTGCGGTGGTTTTATGTTATTATTCAGCACAATGGCGCAGTATTATAGAACTGTCCCACAGCTGGATATACATTTTTgaccctttttttcccctcaataGATTACATTAAAGCAATATAGCAACTTGCACTGTTTGGATAAAATTAGATGCCTTTGCTAAATGTGAAAGGTCTATGTACTTGttttaatcatgttttctgAAGAAATTATGGAAcatttccccatttaaatgttgatttatttgcAAGCCCTATtcaatatatgtatattttttgaaaaacacGTCACAGTGACACCACTACAGACTATTTTAGTCCCAGGTATTCACAGACAGTTAACCTTGAGGTTCTGATGTTGACATTTAAATATCGTCTTTTCCTTgaggcagttttttttttttacccatttcTGTGACTGTATGAATTttgtaagtttgtgttttattcaagACTGTTTAATGCATAGTACACCGAATAATTATGATCATGAgtaatgttgttattattcttGCCATCTCTTCTGTGTATGTTTCTTTTGCGCTTCTCCTACTTTTATGCCTTTAAATATGTCGGGTTTTTGCCATAATAAAAGTGGAGTAAACCGTGTAGATGGAAATAATTTTTCACGTATGAAGATAAAATCTGACaagtttttttaataacacCCTTTTTTTGTTTAGAGAAAATATTACACAGGATTTCATTTGAATTGCATTCTAAAAGAAAGGTACATATTCAGTGATGCATTTGTAAATTAACGGCTATTGACCGTGAATGCTCAacaatatgtgtgtttatatccaGGATCCACCAGGATAAGCAGTTactataaatgaaaaaaataatcatggaCCTGCCAAAAACGTTAATTGTTCATGAAATGCAATTTACAGTGTTAACAAGATGTCAACTTACAGATCtcaaatattgaaatattacaGATCTCATAAATATTGATCAGACAAGACAAGTACATAGCATAACACAACGGTGATGGTAGTCATACTtgatatttataaattaaaaaactatCACTTTGTTAAAATAGTACTAAATCAAAAATAAAGCATTCATTAGTTTTTCAAGCAgctataaagtaataaaaattagCTTGGTATATATCAACATATAAGGTtacttaaataaaaattaatataagttaataataaaataattgcctCTGTGATGGAGTATTTATGATTACATTGATGTAACAGCAAGTGTTGCCCTAACATCAAGCACATGTAGGATGTGTGGATGACAAAAGAAGCGAGTGTTAGGCTCAGTTAGGTGCAAAATTGCTCTGCTGGTGTTTCATGTCAAGATGACATTTTAATGAAGGAGCAGTGGGACACTAACTGCTCTTGG is a genomic window of Tachysurus fulvidraco isolate hzauxx_2018 chromosome 8, HZAU_PFXX_2.0, whole genome shotgun sequence containing:
- the cript gene encoding cysteine-rich PDZ-binding protein, producing MVCEKCEKKLGRVITPDTWKDGARNTTESGGRKINENKMLTSKKARFDPYGKSGFATCRICKSSVHQTGSHYCQGCAYKKGICAMCGKKVLDTKNYKQTSV